GCGGGCCGGTCCCCAGCGCGCGAAGGGCTTCATGCGGGCTGATGCGGCGCGGCGAGAGGAGCGGGCGCCCGTCCGGACCGAAGGCGGCGATGTAGACCTTGTCATGGCGGGCGTCGATCGCCGCCGCGACCACGCCGTCGAAGGGATCAATGATCAGCGGCGCCGCAAGCGCGGCGAGCGTCGAAACGCCGACAATTTCGGTTTTACAGGCGAGCGCGATCGCCTGACCGGCGGCGAGGCCGATACGAATGCCGGTGAAAGAGCCTGGTCCGACCGTGACCGCGACGCGGTCGAGCGAGGCGAACCCGCCTTCGACCTTGCTCATGACGCGCTTGATCAGCGGCAGCAGCGCCTCGGCGTGTCCGCGCTCCATCTCGATCGTCTCGACGGCGATCGGCGCCGCCGCGTCATGGTCCAGCACGCAGGCCGAGACGGCTGGCAGAGCGGTGTCAATCGCAAGGATTCGCATGATTCGTCGATTATGACGGTTTTCGGAGCGCGATCAATGTAGCTTCCGGATACGCCGCCCTACGCCGGCTCGACCCCTTTCACCTGTGGCAGGAAATGCTTGAGCAGGTTCTCGATGCCGTGCCGCAACGTCGCGGTGGATGACGGGCATCCCGAGCAAGCGCCCTTCATGGCGAGATAGACGACGCCGTCTTTGAAGCCCCGGAAGACGATGTCGCCGCCGTCGCCGGCGACCGCCGGCCGCACGCGCGTTTCGATCAATTCCTTGATGGTGACGACGGTTTCAGCGTCGGCGGAGTCATAGAACTCCCCGTCGGGCTGCGCCGGCGCCGCGCCTTCGGTCAGGAGCGGCGCGCCGGAGGCGAAATGCTCCATGATCGTGCCAAGAATGGCGGGCTTCAGATGCGGCCATTCGGCGCCGTTCTTCGTCACCGAGACGAAATCCGCGCCATACATCACCGCCTCGACGCCGTCGATGGAGAGCAGCGCCTCGGCGAGCGGCGCGTGGATGGCGTCGTCGCGCGAGCGGAATTCCATGGCGCCTTGGCCCAGAACGTCCTGGCCGGGCAGAAACTTGAGTGTTGCGGGATTAGGGGTAGCTTCAGTCTGGATGAACATCGGGAGACTCCTGCGTCCGGTTCAAGGCCGGCGGAAGTGCGCGAATATCACAAATCGGGCGCTCTGTGACATCTCGACATTACTAC
Above is a genomic segment from Methylocystis rosea containing:
- the tsaB gene encoding tRNA (adenosine(37)-N6)-threonylcarbamoyltransferase complex dimerization subunit type 1 TsaB, with the protein product MRILAIDTALPAVSACVLDHDAAAPIAVETIEMERGHAEALLPLIKRVMSKVEGGFASLDRVAVTVGPGSFTGIRIGLAAGQAIALACKTEIVGVSTLAALAAPLIIDPFDGVVAAAIDARHDKVYIAAFGPDGRPLLSPRRISPHEALRALGTGPLLLTGSGASLLAKEARARGVPVRIASERPAPDIALVARLGLAAQPDTAPARPLYLKEPDVTMPAARPNAPKGAVGLGDAAAPAAAAAQA
- a CDS encoding NifU family protein, which codes for MFIQTEATPNPATLKFLPGQDVLGQGAMEFRSRDDAIHAPLAEALLSIDGVEAVMYGADFVSVTKNGAEWPHLKPAILGTIMEHFASGAPLLTEGAAPAQPDGEFYDSADAETVVTIKELIETRVRPAVAGDGGDIVFRGFKDGVVYLAMKGACSGCPSSTATLRHGIENLLKHFLPQVKGVEPA